Proteins from a genomic interval of Oncorhynchus mykiss isolate Arlee chromosome 21, USDA_OmykA_1.1, whole genome shotgun sequence:
- the LOC118942832 gene encoding solute carrier family 35 member E3: MANRLSDLFSNSRLVIGLLANLLSSICIVFINKWIYVHYGFPNMTLTLIHFVVTWLGLWVCQKMDIFAPKSLQPTKIIWLALSFCGFVAFTNLSLQNNTIGTYQLAKAMTTPVIIVIQTMYYKKTFSTKIKLTLVPITLGVILNSYYDVRFNLLGMVFATLGVFVTSLYQVWVGVKQHELQVNSMQLLYYQAPMSSAFLLSLVPFFEPLSGEGGIFGPWSFPALAMVMLSGLIAFLVNLSIYWIIGNTSAVTYNMFGHFKFCITLLGGYVLFQDPLSLNQGLGILCTLTGILSYTHFKLAEQEEGKSKLVQRP; this comes from the exons ATGGCTAACCGACTGTCAGACCTTTTCTCGAACAGCCGTCTCGTCATTGGATTATTGGCCAATTTGCTGTCATCGATATGCATCGTTTTCATCAACAAATGGATCTATGTTCACTATGGCTTTCCAAACATGACTCTAACTCTGATTCATTTCGTTGTGACATGGCTTGGACTATGGGTATGCCAGAAGATGGACATATTTGCGCCAAAGAGTCTCCAACCCACCAAAATTATCTGGCTCGCTCTAAGCTTCTGTGGCTTCGTGGCTTTCACCAATCTGTCTTTACAAAACAACACCATCGGTACCTACCAGCTGGCCAAAGCGATGACAACTCCTGTGATCATTGTCATACAGACAATGTACTACAAGAAGACATTCTCCACCAAGATCAAGTTGActttg gTGCCCATAACGTTAGGTGTGATCCTCAACTCCTACTATGATGTGAGATTCAACCTCCTGGGGATGGTCTTTGCCACACTAGGAGTGTTCGTCACCTCCCTCTATCAGGTG TGGGTAGGTGTGAAACAGCATGAGCTCCAGGTTAACTCCAtgcagctactctactaccaggCCCCCATGTCCtctgccttcctcctctccctcgtgCCCTTCTTCGAACCTCTCTCTGGGGAGGGGGGCATCTTCGGACCCTGGTCCTTCCCAGCACTg GCCATGGTGATGCTATCTGGCCTCATAGCCTTCCTAGTCAACCTGTCAATCTACTGGATCATAGGGAACACCTCTGCTGTCAC CTACAACATGTTTGGCCACTTCAAGTTCTGCATCACCCTGTTGGGGGGCTATGTTCTCTTTCAGGACCCCCTATCTCTAAACCAGGGCCTGGGCATCCTCTGTACCCTCACTGGCATTCTCTCCTACACCCACTTCAAGCTGGCAGAGCAGGAGGAGGGCAAAAGCAAGCTGGTCCAGAGGCCATGA
- the LOC110516940 gene encoding E3 ubiquitin-protein ligase Mdm2 — translation MAENCERMSEWHRSSSQINTLDNEKLVRPKEKLRVLLQQAGADKDVFTMKEVIFYLGQYIMKKQLYDMKQQHIVHCADDPLGAVLGVDSFSVKEPRVLFAMITQNLLAVKNQESQSVCTEPRSHSEPDRGPKETDSDCHSSSTSERRRRRRSSDPEGTSSTQEEDGCESRKRHRSDSLSLTFDDSMSWYVIGGLRRDRRSSESSVSHSNAEVGSLVSDAGDDVLSQDLGSDSDNFSVEFEVESIDSDAYSDPEEASVSGEDEVYEVTIFEAEDEDSFDDDTEITEADYWKCSKCEELNPPLPRNCNRCWTLRMDWFPDSDSNSAAPNLKPLPPKPTPAPAEPDETEGLDVPDGKRAKSPLPLLKDSQELMSVSGPDSQDSACSSQPSTSSSNSNGVGSGSSSSAPFSQEVMAPDLERFNSLEAHLPASCLEPCVICQTRPKNGCIVHGRTGHLMACYTCARKLKKRNKLCPVCRQPIQSVVLIYLS, via the exons ATGGCAGAGAATTGTGAGAGAATGTCAGAATGGCATAGAAGCAGTTCCCAAATAAATACCTTGGACAATGAGAAACTT GTACGACCTAAAGAGAAACTGCGCGTGTTATTGCAGCAGGCAGGTGCAGACAAAGACGTTTTCACCATGAAAGAG GTGATATTCTACCTGGGCCAGTACATCATGAAGAAACAGCTTTATGACATGAAGCAGCAACACATAGTGCACTGTGCTGACGACCccctgggggctgtactgggagTGGACAGCTTCTCTGTTAAAGAACCCcg AGTTCTCTTCGCTATGATCACACAAAATCTCCTAGCAGTGAAAAATCAAG AATCCCAATCTGTCTGCACGGAACCCAGGAGCCACAGTGAACCGGATAGAGGGCCTAAG GAGACGGACTCAGACTGTCATTCATCATCTACCTCAGAAcgcaggaggagaaggaggagtagTGACCCTG AGGGGACGTCGTCGACACAAGAGGAGGACGGGTGTGAGTCCAGGAAGAGACATAGGTCAGACAGCTTGTCTCTGACCTTTGATGACAGCATGTCCTGGTATGTGATTGGAGGCCTGAGACGAGACCGCAGGAGCAGCGAGTCTTCAGTCTCACACAGTAACGCT GAAGTAGGTTCATTGGTCAGTGACGCGGGTGACGATGTTCTGAGCCAGGATCTGGGCTCAGACTCTGATAACTTCAGCGTGGAGTTTGAGGTGGAGTCCATCGACTCGGACGCCTACAGCGATCCCGAAGAGGCTTCAGTGTCTGGAGAGGACGAG GTGTATGAAGTCACCATCTTCGAGGCAGAGGACGAGGACTCGTTCGATGACGACACTGAAATCACGGAAGCA GACTACTGGAAGTGCTCAAAGTGTGAGGAGTTGAACCCTCCCCTCCCCCGAAACTGCAACCGCTGCTGGACGCTAAGAATGGACTGGTTTCCCGATTCTGACAGCAACTCTGCTGCCCCCAACCTCAAACCCTTACCCCCAAAGCCTACCCCAGCCCCGGCAGAGCCCGACGAGACCGAAGGTCTGGATGTCCCCGACGGGAAGAGAGCCAAGTCGCCCCTACCCCTCCTCAAAGACTCCCAGGAATTGATGTCCGTCTCTGGCCCCGATTCCCAAGACTCGGCCTGCTCCTCCCAGCCCTCCACCTCTTCTTCGAACTCCAACGGCGTGGGCTCAGGCTCGTCCTCTAGCGCCCCCTTCAGTCAAGAAGTCATGGCACCAGACTTGGAGCGTTTCAACAGCCTGGAGGCTCACCTCCCCGCCAGCTGCCTGGAGCCCTGCGTCATCTGTCAGACCAGGCCCAAGAACGGCTGCATCGTACACGGACGCACGGGGCACCTCATGGCCTGTTACACCTGCGCCAGGAAACTGAAGAAGAGGAACAAGCTGTGTCCCGTCTGCAGGCAGCCGATCCAGTCTGTCGTCTTAATTTATCTCAGCTGA